One Trichosurus vulpecula isolate mTriVul1 chromosome 7, mTriVul1.pri, whole genome shotgun sequence genomic region harbors:
- the CCN6 gene encoding cellular communication network factor 6: protein MSRPSLLPISHFPLEAELRNMQGLFSISLLITTWASQSCCRAQGNGQAAADGASEAKVTEVTEVYQRKEFCHWPCHCPQRKPRCSPGVSLVKDGCGCCKICAKQPGDTCNEAEVCDPHKGLYCDYSVDKPRYETGVCAYLVAVGCELNKVHYHNGQVFQPNPLYKCLCVSGAIGCTPLFIPKQVDSQCSGPKGGKKSDQSYCSLRLLQQQISASYQAMPVYKTLPLFWKRKCLVQATTWTPCSRTCGLGISNRVTNENSHCEMRKEKRLCYIQPCDSNILKAVKIPKGKTCQPTFQLSKGEKLSFSGCSSTQSYKPTFCGKCLDKRCCIPNKSKMITIQFDCPNEGSFKWKMMWITSCVCQKTCRDPGDMFSELKIL, encoded by the exons TCCTGTTGTAGGGCTCAAGGCAACGGTCAAGCTGCTGCTGATGGGGCGTCTGAAGCGAAGGTAACAGAAGTCACTGAAGTGTATCAGAGGAAAGAGTTCTGCCATTGGCCATGCCATTGTCCTCAGCGGAAGCCCAGGTGCTCACCTGGGGTGAGCCTGGTGAAGGATGGCTGTGGGTGCTGTAAAATCTGTGCCAAACAGCCTGGGGACACTTGCAATGAGGCAGAGGTCTGCGACCCCCACAAAGGCCTTTACTGTGACTACTCTGTGGACAAGCCTAGGTACGAGACAGGAGTGTGTGCAT ATCTCGTAGCTGTGGGATGTGAACTCAACAAGGTGCATTATCACAATGGCCAAGTTTTTCAACCTAATCCGCTATACAAATGCCTGTGTGTGAGTGGTGCCATTGGGTGTACACCCTTATTCATACCAAAGCAAGTAGACAGTCAATGCTCTGGCCCCAAAGGTGGGAAAAAGTCTGACCAATCCTACTGTAGCTTGAGACTGCTACAACAACAGATATCAGCGAGCTACCAAGCAATGCCAG TTTATAAGACTCTCCCACTTTTCTGGAAGAGGAAGTGCCTTGTGCAGGCCACAACATGGACACCTTGTTCTAGAACATGTGGGCTAGGAATATCCAATAGGGTGACCAATGAAAACAGTCactgtgaaatgaggaaagagaaaaggctgTGTTATATTCAGCCTTGTGACAGTAACATATTAAAAGCTGTGAAG ataccaaaaggaaaaacatgcCAGCCTACTTTTCAACTTTCTAAAGGAGAGAaactttccttttctggatgctCAAGTACTCAGAGCTACAAACCAACTTTCTGTGGAAAATGCTTGGATAAGAGATGCTGCATTCCTAATAAGTCTAAGATGATTACTATACAATTTGACTGCCCAAATGAAGGGTCATTTAAGTGGAAGATGATGTGGATCACCTCTTGTGTATGTCAGAAAACCTGCAGAGATCCAGGGGATATGTTTTCTGAGCTAAAGATTCTATAA